In Cupriavidus basilensis, the following proteins share a genomic window:
- a CDS encoding GTP cyclohydrolase II, translating to MSDHIVLTSHARRDKPAEPIHWGAATAAERGPVIASLTNPAQRNVIGTHSGAYAVYRALAVASGKLQRDHRADLTDTSPAEVIGPHPQWSDPDKIVSMDPWGHLVSSAFGDRIAAGIDIRPSIAITRAHINMPELMGAIAAGRLTPDGQILHANGDVRVTKAAIDPVWYLPGLARRFEIKESMLRRSLFEQTSGMFPELVTRPDLKVFLPPIGGMTLYFFGDVSQLGKPETKVACRVHDECNGSDVFGSDICTCRPYLAHGIEVCIEMAQQGGVGLVVYNRKEGRALGEVTKFLVYNARKRQVGGDRAETYFARTECIAGVQDMRFQELMPDVFHWLGIKRIDRWASMSNMKHGALTAQGIEVVEQVAIPDALIPADARVEIDAKVAAGYFTSYTPPDAEELALAKGRGLHE from the coding sequence ATGTCCGATCATATTGTCCTGACCTCGCACGCGCGCCGCGACAAGCCGGCCGAGCCAATCCACTGGGGGGCCGCCACGGCAGCGGAGCGCGGCCCCGTGATCGCAAGCCTGACCAATCCGGCTCAGCGCAATGTGATCGGCACCCATTCCGGCGCATACGCGGTCTACCGCGCGCTGGCGGTGGCCTCCGGCAAGCTGCAGCGAGACCACCGCGCTGATCTCACCGATACCTCGCCGGCTGAGGTCATCGGGCCTCACCCGCAGTGGAGCGACCCGGACAAGATCGTCTCGATGGATCCCTGGGGCCACCTGGTGTCCAGCGCCTTCGGCGACCGGATCGCTGCAGGCATCGACATCCGTCCCTCGATCGCCATAACGCGCGCCCACATCAATATGCCGGAACTGATGGGCGCCATTGCGGCCGGCCGGCTCACACCCGACGGGCAGATCCTCCATGCCAATGGCGACGTGCGGGTCACCAAAGCCGCGATCGATCCGGTCTGGTACCTGCCGGGGCTGGCGCGCCGCTTCGAGATCAAGGAGAGCATGCTGCGCCGCAGCCTGTTCGAGCAGACCAGCGGCATGTTCCCGGAACTGGTCACGCGCCCCGACCTGAAAGTGTTCCTGCCGCCGATCGGTGGCATGACACTGTACTTCTTCGGCGATGTCAGCCAGCTTGGCAAGCCCGAGACCAAGGTGGCCTGCCGCGTGCACGACGAGTGCAACGGCTCGGACGTGTTCGGCTCCGACATATGTACCTGCCGGCCGTACCTGGCCCACGGCATCGAGGTGTGCATCGAGATGGCGCAGCAGGGCGGCGTGGGGCTGGTGGTCTATAACCGGAAGGAAGGCCGGGCGCTGGGCGAGGTGACCAAGTTCCTGGTCTACAACGCCCGCAAGCGCCAGGTTGGCGGCGACCGGGCCGAGACTTACTTCGCACGCACGGAATGTATCGCCGGCGTGCAGGACATGCGCTTCCAGGAGCTCATGCCCGATGTGTTCCACTGGCTCGGCATCAAGCGTATCGACCGCTGGGCTTCGATGAGCAATATGAAGCACGGGGCGCTGACCGCTCAGGGTATCGAGGTGGTCGAGCAGGTCGCGATTCCCGACGCATTGATCCCGGCCGATGCCCGCGTGGAAATCGACGCCAAGGTGGCGGCTGGCTACTTCACGAGCTATACCCCGCCCGACGCGGAAGAACTCGCGCTGGCCAAGGGTAGAGGACTGCACGAATGA
- a CDS encoding DUF2300 domain-containing protein — translation MAAGRAWWRRLAVVAALGAACAGSVPAATLAPAEPLRFARLAGADAQLFGLDGNAAAPAAAPLPASLQTPLGSVWKLFVYSYLVGRDKPSNDYTCRGGDPEEVYCCTAGQSIDRERALIQSCGRYFEPRRLGLSAADWRRFWKEAGAPAWLQDMQAMQPARNVAVADLLAGLHAVPPAAQQAAAATLVSVLTVGRGEGTLANYGSLLRAKTWTMPDPARPGASIGGAAGWLADGSPVWLGGPGASANVLRRAAPRLQPLLATVPVPDDGACVLVDMFERYPLRDLQAAGTGNGTGASRQAVPDGPLNGTYRAEFANGNTLRVESRGELTLLRKPGAALRVLGRLGLNDYVARVVEREGDTTEPEAARALAVAARSYLIQQATREQGCFRIADSSRTQRVLPRAPTAAARRAADVTDALVLSGVAVRYHHDVSGQGRMAWLEARRAAGQGQAFDAILARWWPQATLTSFQSPVAGDCLAVANARQWLALRAPQWERRLAAEPGYETPPLPAVCEVREGRPYADARRNRLYIHRLASEDDRIALAHEYLHLAFARHPRGQDEGFVEAMARKLVRTQNPS, via the coding sequence ATGGCGGCCGGCCGTGCCTGGTGGCGACGGCTTGCGGTGGTGGCCGCCTTGGGCGCGGCGTGCGCCGGGTCCGTGCCGGCTGCCACGCTCGCCCCCGCCGAGCCCCTGCGCTTCGCGCGGCTCGCGGGAGCGGACGCGCAATTGTTTGGCCTCGATGGCAACGCCGCCGCGCCCGCTGCGGCGCCGTTGCCTGCCAGCTTGCAAACGCCGTTGGGCAGCGTGTGGAAGTTGTTCGTCTACAGCTACCTGGTCGGCCGCGACAAGCCATCCAATGACTACACCTGCCGTGGTGGCGACCCGGAGGAGGTTTACTGCTGCACGGCCGGCCAGAGCATCGACCGCGAGCGTGCGCTGATTCAATCCTGCGGACGCTATTTCGAGCCGCGGCGGCTGGGTTTGTCCGCTGCCGACTGGCGCCGTTTCTGGAAGGAGGCAGGCGCGCCCGCGTGGCTGCAGGACATGCAGGCGATGCAGCCGGCTCGCAACGTGGCCGTTGCCGATCTGCTTGCCGGGTTGCATGCCGTGCCCCCCGCCGCGCAACAGGCAGCCGCCGCGACACTGGTCTCGGTACTGACGGTGGGGCGCGGGGAAGGCACGCTGGCCAACTATGGCAGCCTGCTGCGCGCCAAGACATGGACCATGCCGGACCCGGCGCGGCCTGGCGCATCCATCGGCGGCGCGGCCGGCTGGCTTGCCGATGGCAGTCCGGTCTGGCTGGGCGGCCCCGGCGCCAGCGCCAATGTGCTGCGCCGTGCGGCGCCCCGCCTGCAGCCGTTGCTGGCCACCGTGCCGGTGCCCGATGATGGCGCCTGCGTGCTGGTCGACATGTTCGAGCGCTATCCGCTGCGCGATCTGCAAGCCGCCGGTACCGGCAATGGCACCGGCGCAAGTCGCCAGGCCGTGCCGGATGGCCCGCTCAACGGCACCTACCGCGCTGAGTTTGCCAATGGCAACACCCTGCGCGTGGAAAGCCGTGGCGAACTGACGCTGCTGCGCAAGCCCGGCGCCGCGCTGCGCGTGCTGGGCCGTTTGGGCCTCAATGACTACGTGGCGCGGGTTGTCGAGCGCGAGGGCGACACCACCGAGCCCGAGGCCGCCCGCGCCCTGGCGGTGGCTGCGCGCAGCTACCTGATCCAGCAAGCCACGCGCGAGCAAGGCTGTTTTCGTATTGCCGATAGCAGCCGCACCCAGCGTGTGCTGCCGCGTGCACCCACCGCCGCGGCGCGGCGCGCCGCCGATGTGACCGATGCGCTGGTGCTGTCCGGCGTGGCTGTGCGTTATCACCACGACGTGAGCGGCCAGGGGCGCATGGCCTGGCTGGAGGCCCGGCGCGCGGCCGGGCAGGGGCAGGCGTTCGATGCCATCCTGGCGCGCTGGTGGCCTCAGGCCACGCTCACCTCGTTCCAGAGCCCCGTGGCCGGCGATTGCCTGGCGGTGGCCAATGCGCGGCAGTGGCTGGCGCTGCGCGCGCCGCAATGGGAGCGCCGGCTGGCGGCGGAGCCGGGCTATGAAACGCCGCCGCTGCCGGCCGTGTGCGAAGTGCGCGAAGGCCGCCCTTATGCCGACGCGCGCCGCAACCGGCTCTATATCCACCGGCTGGCCAGCGAGGACGACCGCATTGCGCTGGCCCACGAATATCTCCATCTTGCATTTGCCCGCCACCCGCGCGGGCAGGACGAAGGCTTTGTCGAAGCCATGGCGCGCAAGCTGGTACGTACGCAAAACCCATCATGA
- a CDS encoding MGDG synthase family glycosyltransferase — translation MQQQKILFLSVSAGAGHMRAAEALRLTAEAEFPGVQTLHLDVMEYVPATFRKLYTDFYIKLVNSYPALWGMLYQHTSEADPAAPMQKLRRAAERLSTRALRRAIDEFAPDAIVCTHFLPAEILMHEVRRQRLAVPVWVQVTDFDLHGMWVIPHMTGYFAASEEIAFRMRASRIEAGRIHTTGIPVVPAFSHPQDRQACAQHFGLDPARRTIMLMGGGAGLGGLDEVAGALMRLDHDFQLVVLAGRNETALVRLKTLAAAHPGRLFPFGFTNEVERLMACSDLVITKPGGLTTSECLAMGVPMVVNAPIPGQEERNADYLLEQGAALKAVDLVSLEYRVRLLLAEPARLDQMRARASALGRPAAARRVLETVLGQLARCGQPADHGGAAATAAR, via the coding sequence ATGCAGCAGCAGAAGATCCTGTTCCTCAGTGTTTCCGCCGGCGCCGGCCACATGCGCGCCGCTGAAGCACTGCGCCTGACCGCCGAAGCCGAGTTCCCCGGCGTGCAGACGCTTCACCTGGACGTGATGGAATACGTCCCGGCCACGTTTCGCAAGCTCTACACCGACTTCTACATCAAGCTGGTGAACAGCTATCCGGCCCTCTGGGGCATGCTGTACCAGCACACTTCCGAGGCCGATCCGGCCGCACCGATGCAAAAGCTGCGGCGCGCCGCCGAGCGCCTGAGCACGCGCGCGCTGCGCCGGGCGATCGACGAGTTCGCCCCGGATGCCATCGTCTGCACGCACTTCCTGCCCGCCGAGATCCTGATGCATGAGGTGCGCCGGCAGCGGCTGGCGGTGCCCGTGTGGGTGCAGGTGACGGACTTTGATCTGCACGGCATGTGGGTGATTCCCCATATGACGGGTTACTTTGCCGCCAGCGAGGAAATCGCGTTTCGCATGCGGGCCAGCCGGATCGAGGCTGGCCGCATCCACACCACAGGGATTCCGGTGGTGCCTGCGTTTTCCCACCCGCAGGATCGCCAGGCCTGCGCACAGCATTTCGGGCTCGATCCGGCACGGCGCACCATCATGCTAATGGGCGGCGGGGCAGGGCTCGGCGGCCTTGACGAGGTGGCAGGCGCGCTGATGCGGCTGGACCACGATTTCCAGTTGGTCGTGCTTGCCGGGCGCAACGAGACTGCCCTGGTGCGGCTCAAGACGCTAGCCGCCGCACATCCCGGCCGCCTCTTTCCCTTCGGCTTTACCAACGAGGTGGAACGCCTGATGGCGTGCTCCGATCTTGTCATTACCAAGCCGGGGGGACTGACCACGTCCGAATGCCTGGCGATGGGCGTGCCGATGGTGGTCAATGCGCCGATTCCCGGGCAGGAAGAGCGCAATGCCGATTACCTGCTGGAGCAAGGTGCCGCGCTCAAGGCGGTCGACCTGGTATCGCTCGAATACCGGGTGCGCCTCTTGCTGGCGGAGCCGGCACGGCTCGACCAGATGCGTGCGCGGGCTAGCGCACTGGGGCGACCGGCGGCGGCGCGCCGCGTGCTGGAAACCGTGCTCGGGCAATTGGCGCGGTGTGGCCAGCCAGCCGACCACGGCGGCGCGGCTGCGACGGCGGCGCGTTGA
- a CDS encoding YfaP family protein codes for MQHSPKLALISLTLPALLLAGAARADDAIEFTTPRNGWRNSAGDASAYTQEVHYPAVSVSTRAGQAASAMIAGRIRAAPKSEADAASAVSSPAPGGLGRRGGGSVATLVVNGVALPQRVEEDGRFSRPYAFSGGSNSVEIRSAQGASKRVQFYDGYQGKTRPRLRVVLSWDSDQTDLDLHVVAPDGQHTFYANRVASNGGALDVDVTTGYGPEIYSIAAPPPGTYLVYVNYYGSGAGPEAITVAQVALITDENTPNEKQQVFRVPMRKPGELTLIKSFVMK; via the coding sequence ATGCAGCACTCGCCGAAACTAGCATTGATCAGCCTGACCCTGCCGGCACTGTTGCTGGCCGGCGCCGCGCGAGCCGACGATGCCATCGAGTTCACCACGCCGCGCAACGGCTGGCGCAACTCGGCCGGTGACGCTTCGGCCTATACGCAGGAAGTGCATTACCCGGCGGTGTCGGTCTCCACGCGAGCCGGGCAAGCCGCCAGCGCCATGATTGCCGGGCGCATCCGCGCGGCGCCCAAGTCCGAGGCGGATGCCGCGAGCGCCGTGTCGAGCCCCGCACCCGGCGGGCTCGGGCGGCGCGGTGGCGGCTCGGTTGCCACCCTGGTGGTCAATGGCGTGGCGCTGCCGCAGCGGGTCGAGGAGGATGGCCGCTTCTCGCGGCCCTACGCTTTCTCGGGCGGCAGCAACAGCGTGGAGATCCGCAGCGCGCAGGGCGCCAGCAAGCGCGTGCAGTTCTACGACGGCTACCAGGGCAAGACCCGCCCGCGTCTGCGCGTGGTGCTGTCCTGGGACAGCGATCAGACCGACCTGGACCTGCATGTGGTGGCGCCCGACGGCCAGCACACCTTCTATGCGAATCGCGTGGCCAGCAACGGCGGCGCGCTCGATGTCGACGTCACCACCGGCTATGGCCCGGAGATCTATTCGATTGCCGCGCCGCCACCCGGTACCTACCTGGTCTATGTGAACTACTACGGCAGCGGCGCCGGCCCCGAAGCCATTACCGTGGCGCAAGTGGCGCTGATCACCGATGAAAACACGCCCAACGAAAAGCAGCAGGTGTTCCGCGTGCCGATGCGCAAGCCCGGCGAACTGACGCTGATCAAGTCCTTCGTCATGAAGTGA
- a CDS encoding YfaP family protein: protein MNLTRNLSRNWRQGVLALACAAAPLVTTAEPVADLDGPVGGWRHGGLSNELERYTAAYPKPPVDRGTQKYRTLIEGRLRKVGKEGRKPPTLVVNGTAMPLYADEQGRFARPWAFGRGSNSVEIVSADGASRQRLQFYEADGAKIQAKLRAVLTWDDPKAEVDLHVISPDGGHAFFASPLLPEGGGLDVDSVDGAGPEIFSSAAPRPGVWLFYVNYWGNFNADGYNFEKGKNDRDLITAKLTLIYNENTLNEKRETLVVPLRKLGELALMKSVRF, encoded by the coding sequence ATGAATCTCACCCGCAATTTGTCCCGCAACTGGCGCCAAGGCGTGCTGGCCCTGGCCTGCGCCGCGGCGCCGCTGGTGACCACCGCCGAGCCGGTTGCCGATCTGGACGGCCCGGTGGGCGGCTGGCGTCACGGCGGCTTGTCCAACGAGCTCGAGCGCTATACCGCCGCTTATCCAAAGCCGCCGGTGGACCGGGGCACGCAGAAGTACCGCACGCTGATCGAGGGGCGCCTGCGCAAGGTCGGCAAGGAGGGCCGCAAGCCGCCGACGCTGGTGGTCAACGGCACGGCCATGCCGCTGTATGCCGACGAGCAGGGGCGCTTCGCGCGGCCGTGGGCGTTTGGCCGTGGCTCCAACAGTGTGGAGATCGTGTCCGCGGATGGCGCGTCGCGCCAGCGCTTGCAGTTCTACGAGGCCGACGGGGCCAAGATCCAGGCCAAGCTGCGCGCGGTGTTGACCTGGGACGATCCCAAGGCCGAGGTCGACCTGCATGTGATTTCACCTGACGGTGGCCATGCCTTCTTTGCCAGCCCCTTGCTGCCGGAAGGGGGCGGTCTGGACGTGGATAGCGTGGATGGTGCGGGGCCGGAGATTTTCTCGAGCGCGGCGCCGCGTCCCGGGGTGTGGTTGTTCTATGTGAACTACTGGGGCAATTTCAACGCCGACGGCTACAACTTCGAGAAAGGCAAGAACGATCGCGACCTGATTACCGCCAAGCTCACGCTGATCTACAACGAGAACACGCTCAATGAAAAGCGTGAGACGCTCGTGGTGCCGCTGCGCAAGCTGGGCGAACTGGCGCTCATGAAGTCGGTGCGTTTCTGA
- a CDS encoding acyltransferase family protein has protein sequence MSPRPSRMACIDALKAISSQLIVLHHLAFYGPMSDAAHVLAPGLLDWFSQYARIAVQVFLVISGFLAARSLAPGGHLMVPRPLQAIWHRYQKLVVPYTAAILIAIAGAAIARTWMHHDSIPGAPGLHQFLAHVLLLHNVLDFDALSAGVWYVAIDLQLFALLMVALWAARRCEQWFDVGGSPMGPLVVAGLALASLFWFNRDATWDIWAIYFFGAYGLGTLAFWASEPERSPVALLLLCAVVLAALAVDFRLRIAVALAIALLLGTARRGGWLEHWPQAQFLAFFGRISYSVFLVHFPICLVVNALVFHLAPQRPVLNALGMVLAWLLSNAAGALFHRYVESGAPLRALRLALWPAAHEPVQRQQAGQQRST, from the coding sequence ATGAGCCCCCGTCCTTCGCGCATGGCGTGCATTGACGCTCTCAAGGCGATCAGTTCACAACTGATCGTGCTGCACCATCTTGCCTTCTATGGCCCCATGTCCGATGCGGCCCATGTGCTGGCGCCCGGCCTGCTCGACTGGTTCTCACAGTACGCGCGCATCGCCGTGCAGGTGTTCCTCGTCATCAGCGGCTTCCTGGCGGCGCGCAGCCTGGCGCCCGGCGGGCATTTGATGGTGCCACGCCCCTTGCAGGCAATCTGGCACCGCTACCAGAAGCTGGTGGTGCCCTATACCGCGGCTATCTTGATTGCCATTGCCGGTGCCGCCATTGCGCGCACCTGGATGCACCACGACTCCATTCCCGGTGCCCCCGGCTTGCACCAGTTCCTGGCGCATGTGCTGCTGCTGCACAACGTGCTGGATTTCGATGCCTTGTCTGCAGGGGTCTGGTATGTGGCCATCGACCTGCAGTTGTTCGCCTTGCTGATGGTGGCGTTGTGGGCGGCCCGCCGCTGCGAGCAATGGTTCGACGTGGGCGGCAGCCCGATGGGCCCACTGGTGGTGGCCGGACTGGCGCTGGCTTCGCTGTTCTGGTTCAACCGCGATGCCACGTGGGATATCTGGGCGATTTACTTCTTCGGCGCTTACGGCTTGGGCACGCTGGCTTTCTGGGCATCCGAGCCTGAGCGTTCACCGGTGGCACTGCTGCTGTTGTGCGCCGTGGTGCTGGCGGCGCTGGCCGTGGATTTCCGGCTGCGCATCGCGGTGGCGCTGGCGATCGCGCTGCTGCTCGGCACGGCGCGCCGTGGCGGTTGGCTTGAGCACTGGCCGCAGGCCCAGTTCCTGGCATTTTTCGGGCGTATTTCCTACTCGGTGTTCCTGGTGCATTTCCCGATTTGCCTGGTGGTGAATGCCCTGGTCTTCCATCTGGCTCCGCAACGGCCCGTCCTCAATGCCCTCGGCATGGTGCTGGCCTGGCTGCTGAGCAACGCTGCGGGGGCCTTGTTCCATCGCTACGTGGAGAGCGGTGCGCCGTTGCGCGCATTGCGCCTGGCGCTGTGGCCTGCTGCCCACGAGCCGGTCCAGCGGCAGCAGGCGGGGCAGCAACGGTCAACCTGA